The following are encoded together in the Methylomonas methanica MC09 genome:
- a CDS encoding phosphomannomutase/phosphoglucomutase, translated as MGRIFSIIAAISALMVFIAGIGTYWFAAADAKTTKKAAAALVANNLAASLGMQLSTLQATVDGLAQTPDVIAALSSGNPDVIQATAAKLQTVIPHTLRLRLLPPNISDLDQSQTPHMGYGDLEMVQATLTGKPQPVIQGDAEHRHLAVTSAVRNGEQVVGVILASLKPDLLQQLVTKTPFDNGLIELKQDQLVLATIGQPTNRNDDPTSIAVGNSRWQLNAWANFDTSLADIGILTGLIGIPALMACLAFFIGYRKFSEFFRHDQSGILNAAKDMLQGKSMGSYPMQLDEMQPIIAAMVQFKRVMDQEDSPLLNGDRNSAYDLFDESFDIDFLEESQPAAADPVQAVPITTSAIPVSMPDFEKVSEYKPDSDSSLLDSALDDSGFDTTSDIESWDMPSSSASVQPATSQPSDFAGKTQSTATSIFRNREIRGIVGQNIDEATIATIGRAIASEARQLNINTIVVGRDGRSSSPALSEALIKGITSTGCDVLDIGLIPTPVLYFVSHHSEGRTGIMVTGSHYPPDQNGLKIVLNGEPLSAELIHALQSRIAQQNFVQDPTGAIDRNTLFSNEYIGIISEDTHIVRPMTIVVDSGNGATGELGPMLLKGIGCDVVELNCDIDGRFPSHQPDPGNPANLEALIKAVKLNNADAGIAFDGDGDRMALVDSSGRIIWADRLLMLFARDVLAIKPGSEIIYDTACSSHLPEQIKKRGGYPVLCKHGTAALQSRLRETGAALAGDLSGHFLFNDRWFGFNDPLYAAVRIIELLSADMRSSSELFDDLPESVSTPELHVALAEGESLHFMEQVFSQAQFADGDIVNVDGMRVEFADGWGLVRASDTSADLALRFEANSLEALSRIQQQFKLLLLQINPEISLPF; from the coding sequence ATGGGACGTATTTTCAGCATTATTGCTGCGATTTCGGCATTAATGGTGTTTATTGCCGGAATCGGCACCTACTGGTTTGCGGCCGCCGACGCGAAAACCACCAAAAAAGCCGCCGCCGCACTGGTCGCCAACAATCTGGCCGCGAGTCTCGGCATGCAGTTGAGTACCCTGCAGGCAACAGTGGATGGCTTGGCCCAAACCCCGGATGTGATAGCCGCTTTAAGTTCGGGCAATCCGGATGTTATTCAGGCAACAGCGGCGAAGCTGCAAACCGTTATACCTCATACCCTGCGACTACGCTTACTCCCGCCCAATATTAGCGACCTGGATCAATCGCAAACGCCGCATATGGGATATGGCGATCTGGAGATGGTGCAAGCCACCTTAACCGGCAAGCCGCAACCAGTGATACAAGGCGATGCCGAACATCGCCACTTGGCAGTAACCAGCGCCGTTCGGAACGGCGAACAAGTCGTGGGCGTTATTTTAGCAAGCCTAAAACCCGATTTATTGCAACAGCTGGTTACCAAGACTCCGTTCGACAACGGCCTGATCGAGCTAAAACAAGATCAACTGGTGCTGGCAACGATCGGCCAACCCACCAATCGAAATGACGACCCTACTTCCATTGCCGTCGGCAACAGCCGTTGGCAACTAAACGCCTGGGCGAATTTCGATACCAGCTTGGCCGATATCGGTATTCTGACCGGTCTGATCGGCATTCCTGCCTTGATGGCATGCTTGGCGTTTTTTATCGGCTATCGTAAATTTAGCGAATTCTTCCGCCACGATCAAAGCGGCATTTTAAACGCCGCGAAGGATATGCTGCAGGGCAAGAGTATGGGCAGTTATCCGATGCAGCTCGACGAAATGCAACCCATCATCGCCGCGATGGTGCAATTTAAGCGCGTGATGGATCAGGAAGACTCGCCACTACTGAATGGCGATAGAAATTCAGCTTACGACTTGTTTGACGAGTCTTTCGATATCGACTTTCTGGAAGAATCCCAGCCCGCCGCGGCAGACCCGGTGCAAGCCGTACCCATCACCACTTCAGCGATACCCGTGTCGATGCCGGATTTCGAAAAAGTATCTGAATATAAACCTGATAGCGATTCATCCCTGCTGGATAGCGCTTTGGATGATTCCGGCTTCGACACAACCTCCGACATAGAAAGCTGGGACATGCCTTCGTCTTCCGCATCGGTTCAACCGGCGACCAGCCAGCCAAGCGATTTTGCGGGCAAGACGCAATCAACAGCCACATCGATTTTCCGCAACCGTGAAATCAGAGGCATCGTCGGCCAAAACATCGATGAAGCGACCATCGCGACTATTGGTCGCGCCATTGCCAGTGAAGCCAGACAACTCAACATCAATACCATTGTAGTCGGCAGAGACGGACGCAGCTCCAGCCCCGCTTTAAGCGAAGCCTTAATCAAAGGCATTACCTCTACCGGTTGCGATGTCCTGGATATCGGCTTGATTCCCACACCCGTGTTATATTTTGTCAGTCACCATAGCGAGGGCCGGACCGGTATCATGGTGACAGGCAGCCACTACCCCCCCGATCAAAACGGGTTAAAGATTGTATTGAATGGTGAACCGCTGTCCGCCGAACTCATTCACGCCCTTCAATCCCGTATCGCCCAACAAAATTTCGTTCAAGACCCTACGGGTGCCATAGACCGCAACACCTTATTCAGTAACGAATATATCGGCATCATTTCCGAAGACACCCACATCGTGCGCCCCATGACCATAGTCGTCGACAGCGGCAATGGCGCTACCGGCGAACTGGGCCCCATGCTGCTGAAAGGCATAGGTTGCGATGTGGTCGAACTTAATTGCGACATAGACGGCCGATTCCCCAGTCATCAACCCGATCCCGGCAACCCCGCCAACCTGGAAGCCTTGATCAAGGCGGTGAAACTGAATAATGCCGATGCCGGCATTGCCTTTGACGGCGATGGCGACCGCATGGCATTAGTCGACTCCAGCGGGCGGATCATCTGGGCGGACCGGCTGTTGATGTTGTTTGCCCGCGACGTATTGGCAATCAAACCCGGCTCGGAAATTATTTACGATACCGCCTGCTCCAGCCATTTGCCGGAACAAATCAAAAAACGCGGCGGATATCCGGTTTTATGCAAGCACGGTACGGCGGCACTGCAAAGCCGTTTAAGGGAAACAGGTGCGGCCCTGGCCGGCGACCTGAGCGGTCATTTCCTGTTCAATGACCGCTGGTTCGGTTTTAACGACCCGCTTTATGCTGCGGTGCGCATCATAGAACTGCTTTCCGCCGACATGCGCTCCAGCAGCGAATTGTTCGACGACCTGCCCGAGAGTGTCAGCACGCCTGAATTACATGTCGCGCTTGCCGAAGGCGAAAGCCTCCATTTTATGGAACAGGTATTCAGTCAGGCCCAATTTGCCGACGGCGACATTGTCAATGTGGACGGCATGCGCGTCGAGTTTGCCGATGGCTGGGGACTGGTCAGGGCTTCCGACACATCGGCAGACCTGGCATTACGATTTGAGGCCAACAGCCTCGAAGCGTTAAGCCGCATCCAGCAACAGTTTAAACTGTTGCTGCTGCAAATTAACCCAGAGATTTCTCTTCCCTTTTAA
- the argB gene encoding acetylglutamate kinase, translating to MKEKTAHQIAHVLIEALPYIQKFKGKTVVIKYGGNAMIDEKLKHGFARDIVMMKLVGINPIVVHGGGPQIGDLLKRLGKTSEFIDGMRVTDSETMDVVEMVLGGLVNKEIVNMINMQGGKAVGLTGKDGNFIHARKINMTKAGANLDDAPEIIDLGHVGEVSSIDPAVVEMLGNSNFIPVIAPIGVGKDGHSYNINADLVAGKVAEVLKAEKLMLLTNIPGILDKEGNLLTGLTLTRIDDLIADGTISGGMIPKTRCATDALKGGVTSVHIIDGRIEHSVLLELFTDQGIGTLLLRR from the coding sequence ATGAAAGAAAAAACCGCACATCAAATTGCCCATGTCCTCATCGAGGCTCTGCCTTATATTCAAAAATTCAAGGGCAAAACGGTCGTCATTAAATACGGCGGCAATGCCATGATAGACGAAAAGCTCAAACACGGCTTTGCGCGCGACATCGTCATGATGAAACTGGTGGGCATCAACCCTATCGTCGTTCACGGCGGCGGCCCGCAAATTGGCGATTTACTGAAAAGATTGGGCAAAACATCCGAATTTATCGACGGTATGCGCGTCACCGACAGCGAAACCATGGACGTAGTGGAAATGGTGCTGGGCGGTTTGGTCAACAAAGAAATCGTCAACATGATCAATATGCAGGGCGGCAAAGCGGTGGGTCTGACCGGCAAGGACGGCAACTTTATTCATGCGCGCAAAATCAATATGACCAAGGCCGGCGCCAATCTCGACGACGCCCCGGAGATCATCGATTTGGGTCATGTCGGCGAAGTCAGCAGCATCGACCCGGCCGTGGTGGAAATGCTGGGTAACAGCAATTTCATTCCGGTGATTGCCCCTATCGGAGTCGGAAAGGACGGCCACTCCTATAACATCAACGCCGATTTGGTCGCCGGCAAAGTCGCGGAAGTATTGAAAGCCGAAAAACTGATGTTATTGACCAACATTCCCGGCATTCTGGATAAGGAAGGCAACTTGCTGACCGGCTTGACCTTGACGCGCATCGATGACTTGATCGCCGACGGCACTATCTCGGGCGGTATGATTCCTAAAACCCGCTGCGCCACGGATGCTTTGAAGGGCGGCGTCACCAGCGTGCATATTATCGACGGCCGTATCGAACACTCGGTATTGTTAGAGCTGTTTACCGATCAAGGCATAGGCACCTTGTTATTGAGACGCTAA
- a CDS encoding DUF4124 domain-containing protein, translated as MRFKSRALALIYIVPLLLCGTTDSYAKKMYRWVDENGRVFFSDVVPPDQVQHKRETINENARVLDVVEKAKTPEELAQQKRLDALRKEQEKIIAKQAADDKVLLSTYRSLDDMNKALDNKLALMDSEKKMIEGNRRRMEQQLLQQQQQAANLERNAQKVPDKLLKEIASTRQQIEQNIQEMARHESNRQSVEKAFRADIARFAFLTQADENQKNQPSSVADNAVNELGLFTCQDADQCDKAWKIAGEFVYKFATTGRDVENEKLIMTAAPFNDDDLSLSVSRLEKGGIQQIFLDLRCKDSNMGKELCDGEKAQAIRRGFTAYVQLQLASQ; from the coding sequence ATGCGTTTCAAGTCCCGTGCTCTAGCATTGATTTATATTGTGCCTTTGCTGTTGTGCGGGACGACGGATAGCTACGCAAAAAAAATGTATCGCTGGGTGGACGAAAACGGCCGGGTATTTTTTTCCGATGTCGTGCCGCCCGACCAAGTTCAACACAAGCGGGAGACCATCAATGAGAATGCCCGTGTTTTGGATGTGGTGGAAAAAGCCAAGACCCCGGAAGAGTTAGCGCAACAAAAGCGGTTGGATGCCTTGCGTAAAGAGCAGGAGAAGATCATTGCCAAGCAAGCCGCTGATGATAAGGTATTGCTATCGACTTATCGGAGCCTTGACGATATGAACAAGGCTTTGGACAACAAGCTGGCGCTGATGGACAGCGAAAAAAAAATGATAGAAGGCAATCGGCGGCGCATGGAGCAGCAACTGCTTCAGCAACAGCAGCAAGCCGCCAATTTGGAGCGGAATGCGCAAAAAGTCCCGGATAAATTGTTGAAGGAAATTGCCTCCACTCGGCAGCAAATCGAGCAAAACATACAGGAAATGGCGCGGCACGAGTCGAACCGCCAAAGCGTGGAAAAAGCATTTAGGGCCGATATCGCCCGTTTTGCTTTTCTGACTCAAGCGGACGAAAATCAGAAAAATCAACCTTCATCGGTCGCGGATAATGCGGTTAACGAGTTGGGCTTGTTTACTTGCCAGGATGCCGACCAGTGCGATAAAGCATGGAAAATTGCCGGTGAATTCGTTTATAAATTCGCCACGACCGGCCGCGATGTAGAAAACGAAAAACTTATCATGACTGCCGCGCCATTTAACGATGACGACTTGAGTTTGTCGGTATCCCGCCTGGAGAAGGGCGGAATACAACAAATATTTCTGGATCTGCGTTGCAAGGACTCAAACATGGGCAAGGAATTATGCGACGGTGAAAAAGCCCAAGCGATACGCCGGGGCTTTACAGCCTATGTTCAGCTGCAATTAGCGTCTCAATAA
- a CDS encoding YggT family protein, which yields MGSNYMTDPVVFLIDTLFSLYILAVMLRFLLQWTQADFYNPVSQFLVKITHPALKVMRRFIPSVGRIDTSSLVLALVLQILANFAILAIKGVTISIVALTVLSFADLLKMLLDIFVYAIFAGAILSWFAPGSYSGASSLLYSLTDPLLNVCRRLTPDLGSIDLSPLVALVFLQLAKMMILPPLQELAALLS from the coding sequence ATGGGTTCTAATTATATGACTGATCCCGTGGTGTTCTTGATAGACACCTTGTTTTCACTGTACATTTTGGCTGTGATGCTGCGGTTTTTATTGCAGTGGACCCAGGCGGATTTTTATAACCCGGTCTCGCAGTTTTTAGTCAAGATTACCCATCCCGCTTTAAAGGTGATGCGGCGCTTTATTCCTTCGGTAGGTAGAATCGACACCTCCTCGCTGGTTCTAGCGTTGGTTCTGCAAATTTTGGCCAACTTTGCCATTTTAGCTATAAAAGGTGTGACGATAAGTATCGTGGCATTAACTGTGTTGTCTTTTGCCGATTTGTTGAAAATGTTGCTGGATATTTTCGTCTACGCCATTTTTGCCGGTGCGATTCTTAGCTGGTTTGCACCCGGCAGTTACAGTGGCGCATCGTCATTGCTCTACAGTTTGACCGATCCCTTGCTGAATGTCTGCCGCCGGTTAACACCCGATTTAGGCAGCATTGATTTATCTCCCTTGGTTGCCTTGGTGTTTCTGCAATTGGCAAAAATGATGATCTTGCCGCCGTTGCAGGAATTGGCGGCTCTATTAAGTTAA
- the proC gene encoding pyrroline-5-carboxylate reductase, giving the protein MKTRTIGFIGGGNMATSLMSGLIASGHSPQQIWVSDAAPATLQAHRDNLNVNASTDNLKIVQEVDVVVLAVKPQILREVALQIAPLVKQKDSLVVSIAAGISQTSLALWLGGDTAIVRCMPNTPALVLTGATALHANANVNEEQKDLAENILRAVGISLWVEHEQELDAVTAVSGSGPAYFFLMMEAMEKTAIEMGLNEHTARLLVQQTALGAAKIALESAESPTQLRERVTSPGGTTQKAIETFQQNGFSELVSKALLAARDRSIEMSKQLGAD; this is encoded by the coding sequence ATGAAAACAAGAACAATCGGTTTTATCGGTGGCGGAAACATGGCCACCAGCTTGATGAGCGGTTTAATCGCCAGCGGACATTCTCCGCAACAAATTTGGGTGTCCGATGCGGCTCCGGCTACCCTGCAAGCCCATCGTGATAATCTTAATGTCAATGCATCCACCGATAATTTAAAAATCGTGCAGGAAGTGGATGTGGTAGTGCTGGCGGTCAAACCGCAGATATTGCGGGAAGTAGCCTTGCAGATTGCTCCGCTGGTTAAACAAAAAGATAGTCTGGTGGTATCCATAGCCGCCGGTATTTCTCAAACCAGTTTGGCTTTGTGGCTGGGGGGCGATACCGCTATCGTGCGATGCATGCCCAATACCCCGGCCTTGGTATTAACCGGTGCTACGGCCCTGCATGCCAATGCCAATGTCAACGAGGAGCAAAAAGATCTGGCCGAAAATATTTTACGTGCTGTCGGTATCTCGTTATGGGTAGAGCACGAACAGGAGCTCGATGCGGTGACGGCGGTGTCCGGCAGCGGTCCGGCCTATTTTTTTCTGATGATGGAAGCAATGGAAAAAACGGCGATTGAGATGGGTTTGAATGAACATACTGCCCGCTTGTTGGTCCAACAAACCGCCTTGGGCGCTGCTAAAATTGCGCTGGAATCGGCCGAGTCGCCTACCCAATTACGGGAAAGGGTGACGTCGCCCGGCGGTACCACTCAAAAAGCCATCGAAACTTTTCAGCAAAACGGCTTTAGCGAGCTGGTGTCCAAGGCCTTGCTGGCGGCGAGAGACCGTTCCATTGAAATGTCCAAACAACTGGGAGCCGATTAA
- the murJ gene encoding murein biosynthesis integral membrane protein MurJ: MTKQLYKSTAIVSSMTLISRVMGFIRDMLIANLFGVSPATDAFFVAFKIPNFLRRLFAEGAFAHAFVPVLAEYKQNADQAKLKLFIEKTAGTLTGLLTLLTLAGVVASPLLIVFFAPGFLWQGNQYALAVNLLQITFPYLLFISLTAFAGSILNAHSRFAVPAITPVLLNICMIGAAFWLAPLFAEPILALAWGVFAAGVLQTLFQIPALLKLGLLPRLRWGWHDAGVRRVLKLMLPAIFGVSVVQVNLLFDTLVASFLASGSVSWLYYSDRLVEFPLGILGVAVSSVILPSLSKNHAVQDLAAFSKSLDWGLKLVFLIGLPATLGLVWLAQPLLATLFQYNEFGADDVAMASKSLMAFALGLLAFIVIKVLVPGFTSRLDAKTPVRFGMYSIISNVILNLVLAGPLAHAGVALATTLSAYLNAGLLLFTLLNQRVYRPGKGWALFIGRVVVACLLMVACLYYAADGQSWSVWGVSQRSRHLALEVMMAMVVYSLGLVLAGMRLRHLHEH, translated from the coding sequence TTGACTAAGCAGCTTTATAAATCCACCGCAATCGTTAGCAGCATGACCTTGATTTCGCGCGTCATGGGATTTATACGTGACATGTTGATTGCAAATTTATTTGGCGTCAGCCCGGCGACGGATGCGTTTTTCGTGGCTTTTAAAATTCCCAATTTTCTACGGCGTTTATTTGCCGAGGGGGCTTTTGCGCATGCCTTTGTGCCGGTCTTGGCGGAATATAAGCAAAACGCGGATCAGGCCAAGCTGAAATTGTTTATCGAAAAGACCGCCGGTACGCTGACGGGTTTGCTGACGTTGTTGACGCTGGCCGGCGTGGTGGCGTCGCCCTTATTGATCGTATTTTTTGCGCCCGGCTTTCTTTGGCAGGGAAATCAATATGCCTTGGCGGTTAATCTGTTGCAGATTACCTTTCCTTATCTGTTATTTATTTCGCTGACTGCGTTTGCCGGCTCTATATTAAACGCGCACAGTCGCTTTGCGGTGCCGGCCATAACGCCGGTGCTGTTGAATATATGCATGATTGGCGCGGCTTTTTGGCTGGCGCCCTTGTTCGCGGAACCGATTTTAGCCTTGGCCTGGGGGGTGTTTGCTGCGGGGGTGCTGCAAACGCTGTTCCAAATTCCAGCCTTATTGAAATTAGGTTTGTTGCCGCGCTTACGTTGGGGCTGGCATGACGCCGGAGTCAGGCGCGTTCTTAAATTGATGTTGCCGGCTATTTTCGGCGTATCGGTGGTTCAGGTCAATTTGCTATTCGACACCTTGGTGGCGTCATTTCTGGCTTCCGGTAGCGTCTCTTGGCTTTATTACTCGGACCGATTGGTGGAGTTCCCTTTGGGTATTTTAGGGGTGGCGGTGTCGAGCGTGATTTTGCCGAGTTTATCCAAAAATCATGCGGTTCAGGATTTGGCCGCTTTCTCTAAATCGCTGGATTGGGGGTTGAAGTTGGTTTTTCTCATCGGGTTACCGGCTACACTGGGGCTGGTATGGTTAGCGCAGCCCCTGTTAGCCACCTTGTTTCAATATAACGAGTTTGGTGCCGACGATGTGGCAATGGCCAGCAAAAGTTTGATGGCGTTTGCATTGGGGTTGCTGGCGTTTATCGTTATAAAGGTTTTGGTGCCCGGTTTTACTTCTCGGCTGGATGCCAAAACCCCGGTGCGCTTCGGTATGTATTCCATAATTAGCAATGTGATATTGAATCTGGTTTTGGCGGGGCCATTGGCACACGCCGGCGTGGCGCTGGCTACCACGCTCTCCGCTTATCTGAATGCCGGTTTATTGCTGTTTACCTTATTAAACCAAAGGGTTTACAGGCCCGGTAAAGGATGGGCTCTATTTATTGGTCGGGTGGTCGTTGCCTGCTTGTTGATGGTGGCGTGTTTATATTATGCCGCCGACGGGCAGAGCTGGTCGGTTTGGGGGGTATCGCAACGAAGCCGGCATTTAGCTCTTGAGGTGATGATGGCTATGGTGGTTTATTCCTTGGGGTTGGTGCTGGCGGGGATGCGCTTGCGCCATTTACACGAACATTAA
- the rpsT gene encoding 30S ribosomal protein S20 has product MANSPQAKKRARQAENSRIRNAGQRSNLRTFIKKVIAAVRAGDKDQAQAAFKSAVPVIDSAVNKGIIHKNKAARSKSRLNTRLRNMA; this is encoded by the coding sequence ATGGCTAATTCACCCCAAGCTAAAAAAAGAGCGCGTCAGGCAGAGAACAGCCGTATTCGCAATGCCGGACAACGCAGCAACCTGCGTACTTTTATTAAAAAAGTAATCGCTGCCGTAAGAGCCGGCGACAAAGACCAAGCACAAGCTGCGTTTAAATCTGCGGTGCCGGTTATTGATTCCGCTGTCAACAAAGGCATTATTCACAAAAATAAAGCCGCTCGCAGTAAAAGCAGACTGAATACCAGATTGCGCAACATGGCTTAA
- a CDS encoding L,D-transpeptidase family protein — MTTGRAEFVESHTFSIAGQEQIVGALASVESQQDDTLSDLARHFGLGFTDITIANPRLEPWALPENQQVLLPLQFVLPDASRKGVVLNLANMRMFYYPNGRREVLTYPVGIGRDGWSTPLGMTKIVAKKANPAWTVPESIQREHQLLGDPLPKVIPSGPDNPLGYYAMPLGFTGYLIHGTNKPYGIGMQVSHGCVQLYPEDVEVLFEQVSVGTPVRIVHQPYLAAWGRDMLYLEAHRPLEKWGKQDKKLQKAVRAKLSKLAAEKNVVVDWLRVDEVLNRADGIPTPVLQDAEDLPAITAQAIQVRHPEQLYGQPAVNELTESDWSVVTESFANETDAQKLAAMLNHLGPQIPARKIEKDGVFQVVAGPFKDKKETKIMAKRIKSSFDLEVTPVKPLANR; from the coding sequence GTGACAACGGGCAGAGCGGAGTTTGTCGAGAGCCATACCTTTTCAATTGCCGGGCAGGAGCAAATCGTCGGAGCTTTGGCTAGCGTAGAGAGTCAGCAGGATGATACTTTGTCGGATTTGGCGCGCCACTTTGGGCTGGGGTTTACGGATATTACCATTGCCAACCCCCGTTTAGAGCCTTGGGCTTTGCCGGAAAACCAGCAGGTATTGCTGCCTTTGCAATTTGTTTTGCCGGATGCGTCTCGTAAGGGAGTGGTTTTGAATTTGGCTAATATGCGTATGTTTTATTATCCCAATGGTCGGCGGGAAGTACTGACTTACCCTGTGGGTATCGGTCGCGACGGCTGGAGTACGCCGCTGGGGATGACGAAAATCGTGGCCAAAAAAGCCAATCCGGCGTGGACGGTACCCGAGTCCATTCAGCGCGAACATCAGCTATTGGGCGATCCGTTGCCTAAAGTGATACCGTCCGGTCCGGATAATCCTTTGGGGTATTATGCCATGCCGTTGGGTTTTACCGGTTACTTGATCCATGGCACCAACAAGCCTTATGGAATAGGCATGCAGGTAAGTCACGGTTGCGTACAGTTATATCCGGAAGATGTGGAGGTATTGTTTGAGCAGGTCAGCGTGGGAACGCCAGTGAGAATTGTGCATCAGCCTTATCTAGCGGCTTGGGGGCGGGATATGTTGTATCTGGAAGCGCATCGCCCTTTAGAAAAATGGGGCAAACAGGATAAGAAATTGCAGAAGGCTGTTCGGGCCAAGTTGAGCAAATTGGCGGCCGAAAAAAATGTCGTTGTGGATTGGTTGCGTGTCGATGAGGTTTTAAATCGCGCGGACGGTATCCCGACGCCGGTGCTGCAGGACGCGGAGGATTTGCCGGCTATAACGGCTCAAGCGATACAAGTTCGGCATCCGGAGCAGCTCTATGGGCAGCCGGCAGTTAATGAGTTGACTGAAAGTGATTGGTCGGTTGTGACAGAGAGTTTTGCGAATGAAACGGACGCGCAAAAATTAGCGGCTATGTTGAATCACCTGGGGCCGCAAATTCCCGCTCGAAAAATCGAAAAAGACGGCGTATTTCAGGTGGTTGCCGGTCCGTTCAAAGACAAGAAGGAAACCAAAATCATGGCTAAGCGCATTAAGAGTAGCTTTGATTTAGAGGTGACGCCGGTGAAGCCGCTGGCTAATCGTTAA